One stretch of Hyalangium gracile DNA includes these proteins:
- a CDS encoding diguanylate cyclase translates to MERRGRGSERALVLIIEDDAGVRESLSDLLVSKFEVLTAPDAEAGIELAREHRPDLILLDRFLPSGDGLSVLENLQKDVRTDAVPVIFLTGDTDEATLERCLEMGAVDFIHKPASARELLARIDRALRQSEHQHRLRVLAQTDALTGLANFRALTLRMEEEFRRANRYQYPLSVVVIDLDHLKAINDGMGHDVGNRAILALASHLKSNLRESDFAARFGGDEFVALLPHQTAIEAAAFAERIRAGLRNVTVQRSDGRPAPFGLSVSVGIADHSQGTPRENTEALLKAADAALYVAKREGRDRVVVYGNSMVVPPSAVAQRH, encoded by the coding sequence ATGGAACGGCGCGGCCGTGGCAGTGAACGGGCCCTCGTCCTCATCATCGAGGACGATGCGGGTGTTCGAGAAAGCCTCTCGGACTTGCTGGTGTCGAAGTTCGAGGTGCTGACGGCCCCCGATGCTGAAGCCGGCATCGAGCTGGCGCGGGAGCACCGGCCGGATCTGATCCTCCTGGATCGGTTCCTGCCCAGCGGGGATGGGCTCTCCGTGCTGGAGAACCTGCAGAAGGATGTGCGCACGGATGCCGTGCCCGTCATCTTCCTCACCGGGGACACGGACGAGGCCACCCTGGAGCGCTGCCTGGAGATGGGCGCGGTGGACTTCATCCACAAGCCGGCCAGCGCCCGAGAGCTGCTGGCGCGCATCGACCGGGCGCTGCGGCAGAGCGAGCACCAGCACCGGCTCCGGGTGCTGGCCCAGACGGATGCGCTCACCGGGCTGGCCAACTTCCGGGCCCTCACCCTGCGGATGGAAGAGGAGTTCCGCCGCGCCAACCGCTACCAGTATCCGCTGTCGGTGGTGGTGATCGATCTGGACCACCTCAAGGCCATCAACGACGGGATGGGCCACGATGTGGGCAACCGGGCGATCCTGGCGCTCGCCTCGCACCTCAAGAGCAACCTGCGCGAGTCGGACTTCGCGGCGCGCTTCGGCGGGGATGAGTTCGTCGCCCTGCTGCCGCACCAGACAGCCATCGAGGCGGCGGCGTTCGCCGAGCGCATCCGCGCCGGGCTGCGCAATGTGACGGTGCAGCGCAGTGATGGACGGCCAGCCCCCTTCGGGCTGAGCGTGAGCGTGGGCATCGCGGACCACTCCCAGGGCACGCCACGCGAGAACACGGAGGCGCTGCTGAAGGCGGCGGATGCGGCGCTCTATGTGGCCAAGCGAGAGGGGCGGGATCGGGTGGTGGTGTACGGCAACTCGATGGTCGTTCCCCCTTCGGCGGTGGCGCAGAGGCACTGA
- a CDS encoding tetratricopeptide repeat protein, whose translation MYNLLISLGVGIAIVLGTKLAGFPIWAGIIPGLLAFIGTFILLARRVANRIQKLMDSVQKEFATQATNQKDAQAKVERAVKTLEQGLVYDKWQLMVGPELHAQIGMLKYMVKDLDGAQAHFARCGPRNYMAKAMEGALHYQRKNYTAMEAAFEAAVKTGKKDAVIWAAYAWCLLQIKEKDKALRVLGRAVETNPTEEKLKASLTQLQNDKRLKMKPYEPTWWQFGLEAPPPPPTMGGGGGRRMQFINRR comes from the coding sequence ATGTACAACCTTCTCATCTCCCTGGGTGTCGGGATCGCCATCGTCCTGGGCACCAAGCTGGCCGGCTTCCCCATCTGGGCCGGCATCATCCCGGGCCTGCTCGCCTTCATCGGCACCTTCATCCTCCTGGCCCGCCGCGTCGCCAACCGCATCCAGAAGCTCATGGACTCCGTCCAGAAGGAGTTCGCCACCCAGGCGACCAACCAGAAGGATGCCCAGGCGAAGGTGGAGCGCGCCGTGAAGACGCTCGAGCAGGGCCTGGTCTACGACAAGTGGCAGCTCATGGTCGGCCCCGAGCTCCACGCGCAGATCGGCATGCTCAAGTACATGGTCAAGGACCTGGATGGCGCCCAGGCCCACTTCGCCAGGTGCGGCCCGCGCAACTACATGGCCAAGGCCATGGAGGGCGCCCTGCACTACCAGCGCAAGAACTACACCGCCATGGAGGCCGCCTTCGAGGCCGCCGTGAAGACGGGCAAGAAGGATGCGGTCATCTGGGCCGCGTACGCCTGGTGCCTGCTGCAGATCAAGGAGAAGGACAAGGCGCTGCGTGTGCTCGGGCGCGCCGTGGAGACCAACCCCACCGAGGAGAAGCTCAAGGCCAGCCTCACCCAGCTGCAGAACGACAAGCGGCTGAAGATGAAGCCCTACGAGCCCACCTGGTGGCAGTTCGGCCTCGAGGCCCCTCCCCCTCCCCCCACCATGGGCGGGGGCGGCGGACGCCGCATGCAGTTCATTAATCGACGTTAG
- a CDS encoding response regulator, with the protein MKVLVAEDDASLREGMSDVLSELADVRPVDSVDSALAALRQERFALVMTDLRLAGPGRGGRAILEAARKRLLPVAIVSAATPEDLQKALAPLEADALLAKPFQLEDMMALVERFLALRGDVERLSAERPPEGGWTEVSEGVRLQAAPAQGLTWIRLQPGARYDWSHHQGRAGVWVVDGDLEVDGERRSAPSYLFLSARQPQPVSTEQGCLAVSLAMRG; encoded by the coding sequence ATGAAGGTGCTGGTGGCCGAGGACGACGCGAGCCTGCGCGAGGGCATGAGTGACGTGCTCTCGGAGCTGGCGGACGTGCGACCGGTCGACTCGGTGGACTCGGCCCTGGCGGCACTGCGTCAGGAGCGCTTCGCGCTGGTGATGACGGATCTGCGGCTGGCCGGTCCGGGCCGGGGCGGCCGCGCCATCCTGGAGGCGGCGCGGAAGAGGCTGCTGCCGGTGGCCATCGTCAGCGCGGCGACGCCGGAGGATCTGCAGAAGGCGCTGGCGCCGCTCGAGGCGGATGCGTTGCTGGCCAAGCCCTTCCAGCTCGAGGACATGATGGCGCTGGTGGAGCGCTTCCTCGCGCTGCGAGGGGACGTGGAGCGGCTGTCGGCGGAGCGCCCACCCGAGGGAGGGTGGACGGAGGTGTCGGAGGGCGTGCGGCTCCAGGCGGCGCCGGCCCAGGGCCTGACGTGGATCCGCCTGCAGCCGGGAGCCCGCTACGACTGGTCGCACCACCAGGGGCGAGCGGGGGTGTGGGTGGTGGACGGGGACCTGGAGGTGGACGGGGAGCGGCGGTCGGCTCCGTCCTATCTGTTCCTGTCCGCGCGCCAGCCCCAGCCGGTGAGCACCGAGCAGGGGTGCCTCGCGGTCTCGCTGGCCATGCGAGGCTGA
- a CDS encoding RsmB/NOP family class I SAM-dependent RNA methyltransferase, translating to MDPARLGRPSRRAATAAIETHVQVLRGEPLKASLANALREAGGLGGQERRFTALAARELSRHQRLLDLAARTLGHPPSKIGLTEDQALVRYALWRRLFCGEGWSRIGPEVKLPGPVRPRTIKDDLLARVVEDPLPEPPLPDTAAERLAIRYSFPNWLVERLAVLHPEPVLEALLAALDEEPALHFRVRPTGTRAEVLAQLAEEGVAAEPVELAPDAVRIADSSHRVFETKVMKTGRLQVQDVGSQLIAEVCRPPGGSLEGLTVADVCAGAGGKTLALADMVGTAGRVLAGDRSRRRLAQARERVRDLSVRNVSFPHPLPLGGADVLLVDAPCSGTGSLGREPDQKWKLTPKAITEFQETQLALLDEVAQEARPGALIVYATCSLLPEENDAVVKGFLEKQPGFTLEPVAPVLGPERAAALCDGPFLRPLPPRVPGGGFFAARLRKLQG from the coding sequence TTGGACCCAGCGCGGCTGGGACGTCCGTCACGGCGGGCGGCCACGGCCGCCATCGAGACGCACGTCCAGGTGCTGCGCGGAGAGCCCCTGAAGGCCTCGCTCGCCAACGCGCTGCGGGAAGCGGGCGGGCTGGGAGGCCAGGAGCGGCGCTTCACGGCGCTGGCGGCGCGGGAGCTGTCCCGGCACCAGCGGCTGCTGGATCTGGCGGCCCGTACGCTCGGCCACCCCCCCAGCAAGATTGGGCTCACCGAGGACCAGGCGCTGGTGAGGTATGCGCTCTGGCGGCGGCTCTTCTGTGGCGAGGGCTGGAGCCGGATTGGCCCCGAGGTGAAGCTGCCGGGGCCGGTGCGGCCGAGGACGATCAAGGACGATCTGCTCGCCCGGGTGGTGGAGGATCCGCTGCCGGAGCCGCCGCTGCCCGACACCGCCGCCGAGCGCCTGGCGATCCGCTACTCGTTCCCCAACTGGCTGGTGGAGCGGCTGGCCGTGCTGCACCCGGAGCCGGTGCTGGAGGCGCTGCTCGCCGCGCTGGACGAGGAGCCGGCGCTGCACTTCCGGGTCAGGCCCACGGGGACGCGGGCGGAGGTGCTGGCCCAGCTGGCCGAGGAGGGCGTGGCCGCCGAGCCGGTGGAGCTGGCTCCGGACGCGGTGCGGATCGCCGACTCGAGCCACCGCGTCTTCGAGACGAAGGTGATGAAGACGGGCCGCCTGCAGGTCCAGGACGTGGGCAGCCAGCTGATCGCCGAGGTGTGCCGCCCGCCCGGGGGCTCGCTGGAGGGCCTCACGGTGGCGGATGTCTGCGCCGGAGCCGGGGGCAAGACGCTGGCGCTGGCGGACATGGTGGGGACAGCGGGCCGGGTGCTGGCGGGCGATCGCTCGCGGCGACGGCTGGCGCAGGCCCGCGAGCGGGTGAGGGACCTCTCGGTCCGCAACGTGTCCTTCCCGCACCCGCTGCCGCTGGGAGGGGCGGACGTGCTGCTGGTGGACGCGCCGTGCAGCGGGACGGGCTCCCTGGGGCGCGAGCCGGATCAGAAGTGGAAGCTCACCCCCAAGGCCATCACGGAGTTCCAGGAGACCCAGCTGGCGCTCCTGGATGAGGTGGCGCAGGAGGCACGGCCCGGCGCGCTCATCGTCTACGCCACCTGCTCCCTGCTGCCCGAGGAGAATGACGCGGTGGTGAAGGGCTTCCTGGAGAAGCAGCCGGGCTTCACGCTGGAGCCGGTGGCGCCGGTGCTGGGGCCGGAGCGGGCGGCGGCGCTCTGCGACGGCCCGTTCCTGCGGCCGCTTCCTCCCCGGGTTCCGGGCGGGGGCTTCTTCGCCGCCCGGCTGCGCAAGCTCCAGGGTTGA